One Blastopirellula marina genomic window carries:
- a CDS encoding alginate export family protein produces the protein MTRTKRSWLAALAVSLGAASPLALLAQELVPPQSALLENATVTRITDEAEEDSAFIPAIPIAESADSMIGYENVTSNMDMAAPACDAEKMKALKKAAASAYKPLFFDNNFDYLCDPCYDGCLLGEDLKRLCVGNHGVLDIGGEYRLRFHNEAHMKPFLNNVNDNFLLQRLRVYGNYEVSENLRVYGEILHAYSQYETAPPRPIDENYWEIQNAFIDGKLLDTCNGAWFARVGRQELLYGSQRLVSPLDWANIRRRFDGAKVFYRGDAWDIDAFATRPIKKALYEWDSTNLDQSFYGVFSTYKKSDWGTIDMYWLGYENNASPFRYQTAGSRLNGGKHGVLYDIEAAYQFGEYQQANHNAGFYTIGFGHQFEDLAWKPKFMAYYDWASGDAITGNGFDQLFPLAHAYLGWMDLFARRNIEDFNFQLTMKPCDAWTLILWHHIFNRQDSNDVPYTVVNAPYPGTTAAGSRYLGQEIDFMAKCQMTPHSDIIFGYSHFFTGTYFQDQHALNPNVTDDDANFFYTQFTLRF, from the coding sequence ATGACCCGCACGAAACGTTCTTGGCTGGCTGCCCTGGCAGTGAGTCTAGGTGCGGCATCTCCGCTGGCTCTGTTAGCCCAAGAGCTAGTGCCACCGCAGTCCGCATTGTTGGAGAACGCGACGGTTACGCGAATCACCGATGAGGCCGAGGAAGACTCTGCCTTCATCCCGGCGATTCCAATCGCTGAGAGTGCCGATTCTATGATTGGGTACGAAAACGTAACCAGCAACATGGACATGGCGGCACCCGCTTGCGATGCAGAAAAAATGAAGGCGCTCAAGAAGGCGGCGGCTAGTGCCTATAAACCGCTCTTCTTTGATAATAACTTCGACTACCTATGCGATCCCTGCTACGACGGTTGCTTGTTAGGGGAAGATCTCAAGCGGCTTTGTGTTGGCAATCATGGTGTCTTGGACATCGGCGGTGAGTATCGCCTTCGATTCCACAACGAAGCACACATGAAGCCGTTCCTCAACAACGTAAACGACAACTTTCTGCTACAGCGGTTGCGTGTTTACGGGAATTATGAGGTTTCGGAAAACCTGCGCGTTTACGGCGAAATTCTGCACGCCTACAGCCAATACGAAACGGCCCCGCCACGCCCGATCGATGAAAACTACTGGGAAATCCAGAATGCGTTCATTGACGGTAAGTTGCTCGATACATGCAATGGTGCCTGGTTCGCTCGTGTCGGTCGCCAAGAGTTGTTGTACGGTAGCCAACGTCTCGTGTCGCCGCTCGACTGGGCCAACATTCGTCGCCGATTCGACGGTGCCAAGGTCTTCTACCGTGGGGATGCCTGGGATATTGATGCTTTCGCTACCCGGCCGATCAAGAAAGCCTTGTACGAGTGGGATTCGACCAACCTCGATCAATCTTTCTACGGCGTCTTTTCGACCTACAAGAAGAGCGATTGGGGGACGATCGATATGTACTGGCTGGGCTACGAAAACAACGCCTCGCCGTTCCGTTACCAAACCGCCGGTAGCCGCCTCAACGGTGGCAAACATGGTGTGCTATACGACATCGAAGCCGCCTACCAGTTTGGTGAATACCAACAAGCCAACCATAACGCCGGCTTCTACACGATTGGCTTTGGCCACCAGTTTGAAGACCTCGCTTGGAAGCCGAAGTTCATGGCTTACTACGACTGGGCTTCTGGCGATGCGATCACGGGGAACGGGTTCGATCAACTGTTTCCGCTTGCCCACGCCTACTTAGGCTGGATGGACTTGTTCGCTCGTCGCAACATCGAAGACTTCAACTTCCAGTTAACGATGAAGCCCTGCGATGCCTGGACGCTGATTCTGTGGCATCACATTTTCAACCGTCAGGACAGCAACGACGTGCCGTACACGGTGGTTAACGCACCGTACCCTGGCACCACGGCGGCTGGATCGCGTTACTTGGGTCAGGAAATCGACTTTATGGCCAAGTGCCAGATGACGCCACACTCGGACATCATCTTCGGGTACTCCCACTTCTTCACGGGGACGTACTTCCAGGATCAGCACGCCCTGAATCCGAACGTGACGGATGATGACGCCAACTTCTTCTACACGCAATTCACCCTGCGATTCTAA
- a CDS encoding CmpA/NrtA family ABC transporter substrate-binding protein gives MNWIGILNRTLSLLALLAAVGLNGCSKPTYSGPTLDELDLSSLAAAAKAPTDGAAVPKIADVAPLGGAPEKVNLKLGFIKLTDCAPLVIAKEKGFFADEGLQVDVEAQPNWKTLLDRVINGELDGAHMLSGQPIAATIGIGTKAHIVTAFTMDLNGNGITVSNSIWQKMQENDPQLNSPTPPHPISAESLRPVVDEYKASGTPLKMGMVFPVSTHNYELRYWLAASGIHPGMYTQTDTVGETNADVLLSVTPPPMMPTVLEAGNIQGYCVGEPWNQQAVAKGIGVPVTTNYDVWKNNPEKVFGVTKSWNDENPNTHVALVKALIRAGKWLDETDADGNLVNREEACRILAKSNYVGADYEVIKNSMTGFFYFQKSNKRPMPDFNVFFKYNCTYPWYSDGVWFLTQMRRWGQITEPKPAEWYDETAKKIYRPDIYRQAAAALIDAGQLSVEEIPAKDTDGYKPPTEKGDFIDGVVYDGHDPIGYLNSHTIGNKDK, from the coding sequence ATGAATTGGATTGGTATTCTTAATCGCACACTGTCTCTCTTGGCCTTGCTAGCGGCAGTCGGCCTAAACGGTTGCAGCAAGCCAACCTATTCTGGCCCAACTCTCGACGAGCTCGATCTCAGTTCCTTGGCAGCCGCTGCCAAAGCGCCGACCGACGGAGCGGCAGTACCCAAAATTGCCGATGTCGCCCCACTCGGCGGTGCTCCGGAAAAGGTCAACCTGAAACTAGGATTCATCAAACTGACCGATTGTGCCCCGCTGGTGATCGCTAAGGAGAAGGGTTTCTTTGCCGACGAAGGGCTGCAGGTTGATGTGGAAGCTCAGCCGAACTGGAAGACACTACTCGATCGAGTCATCAATGGCGAACTCGACGGAGCCCACATGCTTTCCGGTCAGCCCATTGCTGCCACAATTGGCATCGGCACCAAGGCTCACATCGTGACGGCGTTTACGATGGACCTAAACGGAAACGGCATCACTGTCTCCAATAGCATCTGGCAGAAGATGCAAGAAAACGATCCGCAGCTGAATAGTCCAACGCCGCCCCACCCGATCTCAGCCGAATCACTTCGCCCAGTGGTTGACGAGTACAAAGCCAGCGGCACGCCGTTGAAGATGGGAATGGTCTTCCCCGTGTCAACGCACAACTACGAGCTCCGATATTGGCTCGCTGCTTCAGGGATTCACCCTGGTATGTACACCCAGACCGACACCGTGGGTGAAACAAACGCCGACGTTCTGTTGTCAGTCACACCTCCGCCAATGATGCCGACCGTACTGGAAGCTGGCAACATCCAAGGCTATTGCGTCGGCGAACCTTGGAATCAGCAAGCCGTCGCCAAAGGTATTGGCGTGCCGGTAACGACCAACTACGACGTTTGGAAAAACAATCCTGAAAAGGTGTTCGGCGTTACCAAGTCCTGGAACGACGAGAACCCCAACACGCACGTCGCCCTGGTCAAAGCATTGATCCGAGCCGGCAAGTGGTTGGACGAAACCGACGCTGACGGAAACCTGGTCAACCGCGAAGAGGCCTGCCGCATTCTGGCCAAGTCGAACTACGTAGGTGCCGACTACGAAGTGATTAAGAACTCGATGACCGGCTTCTTTTACTTCCAGAAGTCGAACAAGCGACCAATGCCCGACTTCAACGTCTTCTTCAAATACAACTGCACCTATCCATGGTACAGCGACGGGGTTTGGTTCCTGACACAAATGCGTCGCTGGGGTCAGATCACCGAACCGAAGCCGGCTGAGTGGTACGACGAGACAGCGAAGAAGATCTATCGCCCCGACATCTACCGCCAGGCTGCCGCTGCGTTGATCGATGCCGGCCAACTTAGCGTAGAAGAGATCCCGGCCAAAGACACCGATGGTTATAAGCCGCCCACGGAGAAAGGCGACTTTATCGACGGCGTCGTTTACGACGGACACGATCCGATCGGCTACCTGAACTCGCATACCATCGGAAACAAGGACAAGTAA
- a CDS encoding ATP-binding protein, with protein MPAQGEQVPTAQSSSNRLTVLYVLALSAVALLTIVGQILVQRSLERQLSDSTVINIAGRQRMLSQKITKLALQIHASDDPFKRSKDRADLRSALTLWETCHRGLQDGNEKLGLPGNNSENVTELYRTLEPEFITIRDAAEQFLVQETADRKPAEELPVTLKTIMAHEANFLAGMDQIVYLYDKEAESRVSSLKRVEHGLLLVTLTVLLLEGLFVFRPAVGQIRRMVDDLRENTSALERAKESAETANKEKSRFLAKMSHELRTPMNAILGLSEVLLRGQLVNNQKKLLTTIHDSAQSLMGLLTDLLDMSKLEVDTSLKLRREPLNPKETFQRVAEMFTHQAIDRGLELNLDIDEDLDLWVLGDENRLRQVVVNLIQNALKFTTEGSISVEASVQRQQANEVLVNLCIRDTGPGISAEDQKTIFEPFKQAERDRDKHGGAGLGLSIAYRLVEAMNGRVRVVSKLGEGTAFIVDIPFPRSLGHIEQLDEWRHDKTAPIEVMPALKSANLLVVEDVEANRLVVGEMLGELAVPHRFAVSIADGLTKVDESWPDMILLDLELPDGDGFKFFYDLIGKCLNSDHARPLVIALTAHATEEIRTKTEDAGMDGFLTKPVTLEGLRMVLRLLPESLAESSDSANDQASTAEPSGESGETVEDPLASYPLSLRHKLWTMYCDAYLPQYEELQSAFSEKDSKRFAFAAHRLLGMAANFGFNDAIPILREFDEDNIDLENPSIPEKMDRLFEVLQQLAEEANRNISL; from the coding sequence ATGCCCGCCCAGGGGGAACAGGTTCCCACTGCTCAATCGTCTTCCAATCGATTGACCGTTCTGTACGTTCTCGCTCTGAGTGCGGTCGCTCTGTTGACCATCGTTGGTCAAATTTTGGTCCAACGAAGCCTCGAACGGCAGCTAAGTGACTCGACGGTGATTAACATCGCGGGTCGCCAACGAATGCTCAGCCAGAAAATTACCAAGCTTGCGCTGCAGATCCACGCGTCGGACGATCCCTTCAAACGTAGTAAAGACCGGGCTGACCTGCGGAGTGCGCTGACGCTGTGGGAAACATGTCATCGTGGTCTACAAGATGGCAACGAAAAGCTGGGTTTGCCAGGCAATAACAGTGAGAATGTAACCGAGCTGTATCGAACGCTGGAACCGGAATTCATTACTATCCGAGACGCAGCAGAGCAATTTCTCGTCCAAGAAACGGCTGATCGAAAGCCCGCAGAAGAATTGCCCGTGACGCTCAAGACCATTATGGCCCACGAAGCGAACTTCCTCGCAGGGATGGATCAGATTGTCTATCTGTACGATAAGGAGGCCGAAAGTCGTGTTTCGAGCCTGAAACGTGTCGAGCATGGATTGCTGCTCGTGACACTCACAGTGCTTCTGCTCGAAGGGCTCTTTGTCTTTCGGCCAGCCGTGGGGCAGATCCGCCGCATGGTCGATGACTTACGCGAAAACACCTCGGCACTGGAAAGAGCGAAAGAGTCTGCGGAGACAGCGAACAAAGAAAAGTCTCGCTTCCTTGCCAAAATGAGTCACGAATTACGGACTCCGATGAACGCGATTTTGGGGCTTTCCGAAGTTCTGCTCCGTGGGCAACTGGTCAATAATCAAAAGAAGCTGCTGACCACGATTCATGACTCGGCCCAGTCTCTGATGGGGCTTTTGACCGACCTATTGGATATGTCCAAGCTGGAAGTCGATACATCGCTCAAGCTGCGTCGAGAACCGCTTAATCCGAAGGAAACATTCCAGAGGGTGGCCGAGATGTTCACCCATCAAGCCATCGACCGCGGCCTGGAATTGAATCTCGATATCGACGAAGACCTCGATTTGTGGGTACTCGGCGATGAGAACCGATTGCGGCAAGTTGTGGTCAACCTGATTCAAAACGCACTGAAGTTTACGACCGAGGGAAGCATCTCAGTTGAAGCGTCCGTGCAGCGTCAGCAGGCGAACGAAGTGCTCGTTAATCTCTGTATCCGCGATACGGGGCCTGGGATTTCAGCCGAAGATCAAAAGACGATCTTCGAGCCCTTCAAACAAGCGGAACGAGATCGTGACAAGCATGGGGGAGCCGGGCTTGGGCTGAGCATTGCTTATCGGCTTGTCGAAGCGATGAACGGTCGTGTCCGTGTGGTTAGCAAACTGGGCGAGGGGACGGCTTTTATCGTCGACATTCCTTTCCCGCGATCGCTAGGCCACATCGAGCAACTCGACGAGTGGCGACACGATAAGACCGCGCCGATTGAAGTGATGCCCGCCTTGAAGTCCGCCAATTTGTTGGTGGTTGAAGATGTCGAGGCGAATCGCCTAGTTGTTGGCGAGATGTTAGGCGAGTTGGCCGTTCCGCACCGGTTTGCCGTTTCGATTGCAGATGGACTTACGAAGGTCGATGAAAGTTGGCCTGACATGATCTTGCTCGACTTGGAATTGCCCGATGGCGACGGTTTCAAGTTCTTTTACGATCTGATCGGTAAGTGCTTGAATTCGGATCATGCCCGGCCGTTGGTTATCGCCCTCACGGCCCATGCCACGGAGGAAATCCGGACCAAGACCGAAGATGCCGGCATGGATGGGTTTCTCACCAAGCCTGTCACTTTAGAAGGCTTGCGAATGGTGCTTCGTTTGTTACCAGAATCGTTAGCTGAGTCGTCTGATTCCGCTAACGATCAGGCATCGACGGCTGAGCCATCGGGAGAGTCAGGGGAAACCGTTGAAGATCCATTGGCGTCCTACCCATTGTCGCTGCGTCACAAGCTGTGGACGATGTACTGCGACGCCTATCTGCCGCAGTATGAAGAGCTGCAATCCGCATTTTCGGAGAAGGATTCCAAGCGTTTTGCTTTTGCGGCGCATCGATTGTTAGGTATGGCAGCTAACTTTGGGTTTAACGACGCGATCCCAATCTTGCGCGAGTTCGACGAGGACAACATTGATCTCGAGAACCCGTCCATTCCAGAGAAAATGGACCGCCTGTTCGAGGTGCTCCAGCAACTCGCGGAAGAAGCCAACCGCAATATCTCGTTATAG
- a CDS encoding sigma-54-dependent transcriptional regulator, with translation MTTQNYLGAKRERRVLVIDDDPSVATVVTSALSQDEVRIQHAETGANGLQQLVQFRPDVLILDHLLPDGEGLQILGRVNRIDARLPVLFVTARNSSELAIEAMKQGAFDFLSKPLQLEKIQEKTQQALESRRLMLMPVQLPSQVDPMIDGADHLIGQCPEMQEVYKAIGRAAAHDVPVLIEGEIGTGKELVARAIYQHGRRKDRPFVKVVCSDFGPEWLESELFGHEPNSFPGATERRIGKIEQCHGGTVLLEDISAIPQPLQSKLVRFIQDKTFERIGGQEAIQVNTTLLFTSSKNAERLTTEGVIRHDLFYSLNSFMIRIPPLRERGADLTKLVDHFVGQFCRVERIGQTGAVRTSPDALRLLTDYPWPGNVAELRSVLRRALVESRGTVIAGDYLRTALRDLPRNDVGLETKMLSTHVCDWEDFIQDKIDAGSNDLYSDAVMEMERHVLTIILRKTSGNQAKAARMLGITRTSLRKKIHYLGLAIEEFVSTV, from the coding sequence TTGACAACGCAAAACTACCTCGGAGCGAAGCGGGAACGACGCGTTCTGGTGATCGATGACGATCCCAGCGTAGCAACGGTGGTCACCTCCGCCCTTTCGCAGGACGAAGTGCGCATTCAACATGCGGAAACCGGTGCTAACGGACTGCAGCAATTGGTCCAGTTTCGTCCCGATGTCTTGATACTCGATCACCTTCTTCCTGACGGCGAAGGCCTGCAGATCCTAGGACGAGTGAATCGCATTGATGCCCGCCTGCCAGTGCTGTTCGTCACCGCTCGGAACTCGAGTGAACTGGCGATCGAGGCGATGAAGCAGGGGGCGTTTGATTTCCTCTCCAAACCTCTGCAACTCGAGAAAATCCAGGAAAAGACGCAGCAGGCTCTGGAAAGCCGCCGCTTGATGTTGATGCCGGTGCAACTTCCTTCCCAAGTCGATCCCATGATCGACGGCGCGGACCACTTGATTGGTCAGTGTCCGGAGATGCAGGAAGTTTACAAGGCAATCGGTCGGGCAGCGGCCCACGACGTGCCTGTGCTAATAGAAGGTGAGATCGGCACGGGTAAAGAGCTCGTGGCGCGAGCAATTTATCAACATGGACGCCGCAAAGATCGCCCCTTCGTCAAAGTCGTTTGCAGCGACTTTGGCCCGGAATGGCTCGAAAGCGAATTGTTCGGCCACGAACCGAACTCCTTCCCTGGGGCGACCGAACGCCGAATCGGCAAGATCGAGCAATGCCACGGCGGAACCGTGTTGTTAGAGGACATTTCCGCGATTCCGCAGCCGCTGCAAAGCAAGCTAGTACGTTTCATTCAAGACAAAACCTTCGAGCGAATCGGCGGGCAGGAAGCGATTCAAGTGAACACTACGCTTCTGTTTACGTCGAGCAAGAACGCCGAGCGACTGACGACCGAAGGGGTGATTCGCCACGATCTGTTCTACTCGCTCAACTCATTTATGATTCGCATCCCACCATTACGCGAGCGTGGGGCTGACCTGACGAAATTGGTCGATCATTTCGTGGGACAATTCTGCCGAGTGGAACGAATCGGCCAGACGGGCGCCGTGCGAACTTCTCCTGACGCTTTGCGTTTGCTGACCGATTACCCTTGGCCAGGTAATGTCGCCGAACTGCGAAGCGTATTGCGGCGTGCACTCGTCGAGTCGCGGGGAACCGTGATAGCCGGTGATTACCTCCGTACGGCTTTGCGAGACCTGCCACGAAACGACGTGGGTCTTGAGACTAAAATGCTCTCTACCCACGTATGTGATTGGGAAGACTTCATTCAAGATAAGATTGATGCCGGCTCGAACGATCTCTATTCTGACGCGGTGATGGAGATGGAGCGGCATGTCTTAACCATAATTCTGCGAAAGACGTCTGGTAATCAGGCTAAGGCGGCCCGTATGCTTGGAATTACACGGACCAGCCTTCGTAAGAAGATCCACTATCTCGGGCTGGCAATTGAAGAGTTCGTAAGTACGGTTTAA
- a CDS encoding ABC transporter permease — protein sequence MKYKIIRVLDVAGLRVFEPVVLLCYGEAPRQQLKQIGLYILIPILVMVGCVVAWDLLGPRIKTRAGQVPTPGQVVEAYEGIANFHTREYTKLSDYNEAGKAREESLAKTEAAIDGLDTKWADISAQCDVLYERLISKIPPEASEKKTEIETNWSQLNAQLAKTDASPAAIARDKFNFVEQISSEFIAANLSKLTEAVALQDAVYKKEQKKRADALVAEANKIATDDYQGKVAYVSLVNEHVQQTNLESDHLKNLRAELSERRGKSLPEVEALRQQISSTGQQAEFLKTRVNLLTEGNRQQKVDNAASGMEDLKQQYAVASGPEMFTLAQKLIQRDELINTISTSEFAKPPTFFDQIWTSLKCVFTGFFIATAIAIPIGICCGMSRVFMASMTPLISLFKPVSPIVWLPIVFFIVGAFITKPEDAWIQPSFLSSAITVALCSLWPTLVNTALGVSAIDQDHLNVARVLRLSLWDRLTKIIIPSALPLIFTGLRISLGVGWMVLIAAELLSSSPGLGKFVWDMFNNGSSATFAQMFVACGFVGVIGLLLDRIMIVLQRMVSFDGAPTAL from the coding sequence ATGAAATACAAAATCATTCGCGTACTGGACGTCGCCGGGCTACGGGTATTCGAGCCGGTCGTCCTTCTCTGCTACGGAGAAGCACCCCGCCAGCAACTCAAGCAGATTGGTCTGTACATTCTGATTCCAATCTTGGTGATGGTTGGCTGCGTTGTCGCTTGGGACCTGTTAGGTCCCCGCATTAAGACACGTGCTGGCCAAGTTCCGACGCCCGGCCAGGTTGTCGAAGCGTATGAAGGAATCGCCAATTTTCACACACGCGAGTATACGAAACTAAGCGACTACAACGAGGCTGGCAAAGCCCGCGAAGAATCACTCGCGAAGACCGAAGCAGCAATTGACGGGCTCGACACAAAATGGGCAGACATCAGCGCCCAATGCGATGTGTTGTACGAACGCCTGATCTCCAAGATTCCGCCCGAGGCTTCCGAAAAGAAGACCGAGATTGAAACGAACTGGTCGCAGCTCAATGCGCAGTTGGCCAAGACCGACGCGTCTCCTGCCGCAATCGCTCGTGACAAGTTCAACTTCGTCGAACAGATTTCCAGCGAGTTCATCGCCGCGAATCTCTCAAAGCTGACCGAAGCGGTCGCACTGCAAGATGCCGTCTACAAGAAGGAACAAAAGAAGCGTGCCGACGCGTTGGTCGCGGAAGCCAACAAGATCGCGACCGATGACTATCAAGGCAAGGTCGCCTACGTGAGTCTTGTGAACGAGCACGTTCAACAGACCAACCTAGAAAGCGATCACCTCAAGAACCTACGGGCCGAACTTTCCGAACGGCGAGGCAAGTCGCTGCCGGAAGTTGAAGCACTGCGGCAACAAATCAGCTCCACGGGCCAGCAAGCCGAGTTCCTTAAGACTCGCGTCAATCTCCTGACGGAAGGTAATCGTCAACAGAAGGTGGATAACGCCGCTTCCGGCATGGAAGACCTCAAACAGCAGTACGCTGTGGCTTCGGGTCCAGAAATGTTCACGTTGGCTCAAAAGCTGATTCAACGTGATGAGCTAATCAATACGATCTCAACTTCCGAGTTCGCCAAGCCGCCAACATTCTTCGATCAGATCTGGACAAGCTTGAAGTGTGTGTTCACCGGGTTCTTCATCGCCACAGCGATTGCGATTCCAATCGGCATTTGCTGCGGGATGAGTCGCGTGTTCATGGCTTCGATGACACCGCTTATCTCGCTGTTTAAGCCAGTCTCGCCGATTGTTTGGTTACCGATCGTATTCTTTATTGTGGGTGCATTCATTACCAAGCCCGAAGATGCCTGGATTCAGCCGTCGTTCCTCAGCTCGGCAATCACAGTCGCGCTCTGCTCGCTGTGGCCCACTCTCGTTAATACAGCCCTTGGGGTTTCAGCAATCGACCAAGATCACTTGAACGTAGCACGCGTCCTGCGACTTAGCTTGTGGGATCGTTTGACCAAGATCATCATCCCATCCGCCTTGCCGCTGATCTTTACCGGACTGCGAATTTCGTTGGGTGTGGGCTGGATGGTGTTGATCGCTGCGGAACTTCTCTCGTCGAGTCCCGGTTTGGGCAAGTTCGTCTGGGACATGTTCAACAACGGTTCGTCCGCCACCTTCGCCCAGATGTTTGTCGCGTGTGGATTCGTCGGAGTCATCGGCCTACTGCTAGATCGCATCATGATCGTGCTGCAGCGGATGGTCAGCTTCGACGGCGCCCCGACTGCCCTTTAA